A genome region from Eremothecium gossypii ATCC 10895 chromosome VII, complete sequence includes the following:
- the MRX15 gene encoding Mrx15p (Syntenic homolog of Saccharomyces cerevisiae YNR040W) — translation MSVLFSSRIAALVARAQPTTLYSYRPGRMLRFGPWGLCAVFSAYGASFALSSSEATRVLYAEEEERERAAAGPWYMAPTLLLFGRGSLSIVLSALPFAVAAGALYVPTRVVLRLEYLPGKVPQCRVTRWGLFGRGRTDVVPLQQLRLRTRRPVYTGVGRQGVEDTATSSFALSNSGAGALRRHYLCNRNGDFWGGDGRVIDALFGGVAPRELDGAEAPAAGSASSGELQELLGRADQRAKVGSRAAKNIVRQK, via the coding sequence ATGTCGGTGCTCTTCTCGTCCAGGATAGCTGCGCTTgtggcgcgcgcgcagcccACGACGCTGTACTCATACCGGCCCGGCCGCATGCTGCGGTTCGGGCCCTGGGGGCTGTGTGCTGTGTTCTCGGCGTACGGCGCCTCGTTCGCGCTGTCGTCCAGCGAGGCGACGCGCGTGCTCTACgcagaggaggaggagcgcgagcgcgcggccgcaggGCCGTGGTACATGGCGCcgacgctgctgctgttcgGGCGTGGTTCGCTTTCGATCGTGCTCTCGGCGCTGCCGTTCGCGGTCGCTGCAGGCGCGCTGTACGTGCCCACGCGGGTCGTGCTCCGGCTGGAGTATTTGCCGGGCAAGGTGCCGCAGTGCCGCGTGACGCGCTGGGGGCTGTTCGGGCGCGGACGCACGGACGTCGTTCcactgcagcagctgcggctgcgcaCGCGCCGGCCCGTGTACACGGGCGTCGGCCGCCAGGGCGTTGAGGATACGGCGACGAGCTCGTTCGCGCTCTCGAAcagcggcgccggcgcgctGCGTCGGCACTACCTGTGCAACCGCAACGGCGACTTCTGGGGTGGCGACGGCCGCGTCATAGACGCGCTGTTCGGCGGCGTGGCGCCCCGCGAGCTGGACGGCGCCGAGGCGCCAGCCGCGGGCAGCGCTTCCTCCGgcgagctgcaggagctgctgggccGCGCGGACCAGCGCGCCAAGGTCGGCAGCCGTGCGGCCAAGAACATTGTACGTCAGAAGTAG
- the AHC2 gene encoding Ahc2p (Syntenic homolog of Saccharomyces cerevisiae YCR082W (AHC2)): MHTLSSVRDSVTKFQAEPLHDNPDYVVLQQARRHADRRLAEVRYVAKQMQQLYQQLDKTRNYQEFVDVLMNNRALLREVFTLEKNTARRVATPRVQWSKYGVDVEAYVIERGRSAVGAACGWGFEDE, encoded by the coding sequence ATGCACACGCTGAGTTCGGTCAGGGATTCGGTCACCAAGTTCCAAGCAGAGCCCCTGCACGACAACCCGGATTACGTGGttctgcagcaggcgcggcgTCATGCCGACCGGCGGCTGGCAGAGGTGCGGTACGTGGCAAAGCagatgcagcagctgtACCAGCAGCTAGACAAGACCCGCAATTACCAGGAGTTTGTGGACGTGCTCATGAACAACCGCGCACTGCTGCGCGAGGTGTTCACGCTGGAGAAGAATACGGCGCGCCGCGTGGCCACGCCGCGCGTGCAGTGGAGCAAGTACGGCGTGGACGTTGAGGCGTATGTAATAGAGCGCGGGCGGTCCGCGGTCGGCGCGGCGTGCGGCTGGGGGTTCGAAGATGAGTAG
- the COQ2 gene encoding 4-hydroxybenzoate octaprenyltransferase (Syntenic homolog of Saccharomyces cerevisiae YNR041C (COQ2)) has product MLLSSGLCGLRSTGSGAGLRWGTAALSSGAATRQAVFSAEQLAKAREDRQRALGPYLSRLPARVVPYAELMRLEKPVGTWLLYMPCSWAITMAATQTAAPLASTAAMLGLFGAGALIMRGAGCTINDLLDRDLDNKVLRTVERPITSGRVSAGRAVAFLGAQTAAGIGILACLPAGCWWLGLASLPLVATYPLFKRFTYYPQVALSACFTWGALLGFPAMGVLDWGTMVPLYLSSFLWCMTYDTIYAHQDKAFDIKAGIKSTALRWGDRTRGICAGMATAQIGLLALAGANSGLLLGPGFAAGLGIFAYRLYAMIRNVDLDSPADCWRWFQSNIRTGLYFSAALFCDYLLTIFGVM; this is encoded by the coding sequence ATGCTTCTGAGTAGTGGGCTGTGCGGGTTGCGTAGTACAGGATCAGGGGCCGGGCTCCGGTGGGGCACCGCGGCGCTGAGCTCGGGCGCGGCGACGCGGCAGGCGGTGTTCAGCGCGGAGCAGCTGGCCAAGGCGCGGGAGGaccggcagcgcgcgctcgGACCGTACCTCTCGCGGCTGCCGGCGCGCGTGGTGCCGTATGCGGAGCTGATGCGGTTGGAGAAGCCGGTGGGGACGTGGCTGCTGTACATGCCGTGCAGCTGGGCGATTACGATGGCGGCGACGCAgacggcggcgccgctggcATCCACGGCGGCGATGCTGGGGCTGTTCGGGGCCGGGGCGCTCATCATGCGGGGCGCAGGGTGCACCATCAACGACCTGCTGGACCGCGACCTGGACAACAAGGTGCTGCGCACGGTGGAGCGGCCGATCACAAGCGGGCGCGTGAGTGCAGGGCGCGCGGTGGCCTTTCTGGGGGCGCAGACAGCCGCGGGCATCGGGATCCTGGCCTGCCTGCCGGCGGGTTGCTGGTGGCTGGGGTTGGcgtcgctgccgctggTGGCGACGTATCCACTGTTCAAGCGGTTCACGTACTACCCGCAGGTGGCACTGTCGGCGTGCTTCACGTGGGGCGCGCTGCTCGGCTTTCCCGCGATGGGCGTGCTGGACTGGGGGACCATGGTGCCGCTGTACCTCAGCAGCTTCCTGTGGTGCATGACCTACGACACAATCTACGCGCACCAGGACAAGGCGTTCGACATCAAGGCGGGTATCAAATCCACGGCGCTGCGCTGGGGCGACCGCACGCGCGGCATCTGCGCGGGCATGGCCACCGCGCAGATCGGGCTGCTCGCGCTCGCGGGCGCCAACAGCGGCCTCCTGCTGGGCCCGGGCTTTGCCGCGGGGCTCGGCATCTTCGCGTACCGCCTGTACGCGATGATCCGCAACGTGGATCTGGACAGCCCCGCCGACTGCTGGCGCTGGTTCCAGAGCAACATCCGTACGGGGCTGTACTTCTCCGCGGCTCTGTTCTGCGACTACCTGCTCACGATCTTTGGCGTTATGTAG
- the SRB8 gene encoding Srb8p (Syntenic homolog of Saccharomyces cerevisiae YCR081W (SRB8)) produces MSSSRYILIPPEDLHPLTSNTGNEQNIYPDFDPWAHTEIEDKILLSFVAKGHYTSAKVNFESISARSSLQESLPKVAGMLAEQFSKVVHLREQTINKVSGESEESIRGKAKFTDLAGPGFSLPNRVTLTDQRRTQWLQELSSPNVSLSKLAKSIPHGFKRKQILEQCYMRQLPLQRAIWLIKSSYSIEWKSLTSKLKPGQTNEGVVSQLYNLWTNSMVSIMERLLFEMPKYYNDTAQAKIWKPRVSYYINLLGNCYNMGLMDRGVFNHWLVEFVEKVENFEFLPLSLHLLNIFWSGICPPTHGIEAPDNSFLISKITVVLLHKHHMILQNKSMINDENYIINDLQRNARLKESLLLRLKAFILDIFHHQSLEAFIMPNQNWDLYKNCLYEIVTMDKTSNEQAMVIKRKLELITYRNDSLQFNLLKQYKMKSSSLYESDGVEIDNLCDMQSILNVPFLDPEMTKILDNATPGYDWTLFVQQRFTCIEKVAQMIMWATNPSRKARYDGAHLVAKLLLLKTTSQENLPDYNMEDMIWKLVFHFSKLSERELSNIVELPSLYELLNIFIGYGIIKVPTYIRKLISSGIMYISDSKDKFFHCELLINLKISPLMKNQYNMMLKNIMEYDATYYVRYNYEQLQIQLNTAKEQMLQEQFEHISCLPISVKIWVSEWYLSYVCSPVDNVLKPVDKGTVIKNFTIFGLYLKEIFHFYKWVEFIVYHQLLADINALSALIDVLLYYENLFPLLINDQILFMKTLIHIYSKGLKNKDNLSYNITEFNPFWKFFMKHFPYLVEIDSDLQLQLGEVYESEKIRIEKLTKSSVDVITLYCNINQVNEESFKFGTHNFPGIFQQNLKILLKTESADACERARKGLSLLMLANLGDYTKFMSIFLKRKDYTIEQLVKLISVKLLTLDQIQKIIGDDILREILSRNNYGEGLWYELHKRNFIKKNFKIVLSMYRNSTSLDDRKLFLDLLVFYGPNSRLQEQVTTIICNCLRESNEDYSLILSLLRYGTKNIDQGTQETINIAKLYENLNFTNLWIFQAFTNYYTEALFNGATSDGQTITNFVFELIDLTRYNVLCSHLFDRVANFDVLEKLLEVFEADFFKKCLSEDPDDVHFLAVMIETIMNLSRKMNQSSAVISMNNESFRLLQATMLKFTSMNKTALCNSEMKLSIYLKIFIVHQKFIFQKVCDSLRQDRYDAEADLVKSLRLLFENTGFKLKLRLLLYDILSSLKSFVIYECTKKSESKRETRKLQISEALQNLPPFHISSFLDDMSISAHGDFDFLGLTEQPTPAEPEEGSQFFLYNKRTREYECGLNIEPFQLLPNHQSREPGSSCHFFNDTALSLSLFDARFDKKNPT; encoded by the coding sequence ATGTCATCCAGTAGATATATTTTGATCCCGCCTGAGGATTTGCATCCGTTGACGTCCAACACAGGTAATGAACAGAATATCTACCCCGATTTTGATCCATGGGCACACACAGAGATCGAGGACAAGATCCTTCTTAGCTTTGTTGCCAAGGGACACTATACAAGTGCGAAGGTCAATTTTGAAAGCATCTCGGCGCGTTCATCGCTGCAGGAATCGCTGCCGAAGGTTGCTGGAATGCTGGCCGAGCAATTCTCGAAGGTTGTGCATCTACGTGAGCAAACGATAAATAAAGTCTCCGGAGAAAGTGAAGAGAGCATAAGGGGCAAGGCGAAGTTTACAGATTTAGCTGGGCCCGGGTTTTCGCTGCCCAACAGGGTGACATTGACGGACCAGCGGCGGACCCAATGGTTGCAAGAGCTGAGCTCCCCTAATGTGTCTCTGTCAAAGCTAGCAAAGTCTATACCGCATGGGTTCAAGAGGAAGCAGATCTTGGAACAGTGTTACATGCGGCAGCTCCCGTTGCAGCGCGCTATTTGGCTCATCAAAAGTAGTTATTCGATAGAGTGGAAATCGCTGACGAGCAAATTGAAGCCAGGCCAGACCAACGAGGGAGTCGTTAGCCAGCTATACAACCTGTGGACAAATAGCATGGTAAGCATAATGGAACGGTTGCTTTTCGAGATGCCAAAGTACTACAATGATACCGCGCAGGCAAAAATATGGAAACCTCGGGTCTCTTACTATATCAATCTTCTCGGCAATTGCTACAATATGGGCCTGATGGATAGAGGCGTATTCAACCACTGGCTGGTCGAATTCGTGGAAAAGGTGGAAAATTTCGAATTTTTGCCGTTGTCCCTTCATTTACTAAATATATTCTGGTCTGGCATCTGCCCTCCGACACATGGAATTGAAGCACCAGATAACTCGTTTCTGATATCAAAGATAACAGTTGTACTTTTGCACAAACATCATATGATTTTGCAAAATAAATCAATGATTAATGATGAGAATTATATTATAAATGACTTGCAACGCAATGCTCGATTGAAGGAGAGTCTTTTACTTCGTTTGAAGGCCTTTATTCTGGACATCTTTCACCATCAGTCACTGGAGGCTTTTATAATGCCTAATCAGAACTGGGATCTTTACAAGAATTGTTTATATGAGATTGTAACTATGGACAAAACCAGCAACGAACAGGCGATGGTGATTAAAAGAAAACTGGAGTTAATTACATATAGGAATGATTCATTACAGTTCAATTTGCTCAAGCAATACAAAATGAAATCATCCTCCTTATATGAATCCGACGGCGTGGAAATTGATAATCTTTGTGACATGCAGAGTATCCTAAATGTACCGTTCCTGGATCCGGAAATGACTAAAATATTGGATAACGCCACTCCTGGTTATGATTGGACTCTCTTTGTTCAGCAACGGTTTACGTGTATTGAGAAGGTCGCTCAAATGATAATGTGGGCCACTAACCCCTCGAGGAAAGCACGTTATGATGGTGCACACCTGGTGGCCAAACTGCTACTTCTGAAAACCACATCGCAGGAAAATCTACCTGACTACAACATGGAGGATATGATATGGAAGCTAGTGTTCCATTTTTCAAAGTTGAGTGAGAGAGAACTCAGCAACATCGTTGAGCTACCTAGCCTTTACGAGCTGTTGAATATCTTCATTGGCTACGGTATTATTAAGGTACCTACCTACATTCGAAAGCTGATAAGTTCTGGTATAATGTATATTTCAGATTCCAAGGATAAGTTCTTCCATTGTGAGCTACTGATTAACCTAAAGATTTCGCCATTAATGAAAAACCAATACAATATGATGCTCAAAAATATCATGGAATATGATGCCACTTACTATGTGAGATATAACTACGAGCAATTACAGATACAGTTGAATACAGCGAAGGAGCAGATGCTTCAGGAACAATTTGAACATATTTCTTGTCTTCCTATAAGTGTTAAGATATGGGTTTCCGAGTGGTATCTCAGCTACGTCTGCTCACCGGTTGACAATGTGCTAAAACCTGTAGATAAGGGCACTGTCATAAAGAACTTTACCATATTTGGGCTGTACCTGAAAGAAATATTCCATTTCTACAAGTGGGTTGAATTTATTGTCTATCACCAACTTTTGGCAGATATCAACGCACTTTCTGCACTGATTGATGTTCTATTATATTACGAGAACCTTTTCCCTCTACTTATTAATGATCAAATTTTGTTCATGAAGACTCTCATCCACATATATTCAAAGGGCCTTAAGAACAAAGATAACTTATCCTATAACATTACGGAATTCAATCCCTTCTGGAAGTTTTTCATGAAGCATTTCCCCTACCTTGTTGAAATAGATTCTGACTTACAGTTACAGCTGGGAGAAGTTTATGAATCGGAGAAAATACGCATTGAAAAATTGACAAAATCAAGCGTAGATGTTATTACTCTCTATTGTAATATTAACCAAGTAAACGAGGAAAGCTTCAAGTTTGGAACTCATAACTTCCCAGGTATTTTCCAACAAAATTTGAAAATCTTGTTGAAAACTGAGAGTGCTGATGCCTGCGAAAGGGCGAGAAAAGGTTTATCCTTACTAATGCTTGCCAATTTGGGTGACTATACAAAGTTCATGTCCATTTTTTTGAAAAGGAAGGATTACACAATTGAGCAGCTGGTCAAACTCATATCAGTGAAACTATTGACTTTGGACCAAATTCAAAAGATCATTGGTGATGACATTTTGCGGGAGATATTAAGCAGAAACAATTATGGAGAGGGACTATGGTATGAATTACACAAGCGTAACTTTATTAAGAAAAATTTCAAAATTGTACTTTCGATGTACCGCAATTCTACCTCCCTCGATGATCGAAAATTGTTCTTAGATTTGTTAGTTTTCTACGGCCCTAATTCCCGGCTACAGGAACAAGTTACCACTATCATCTGCAATTGTCTTAGGGAGTCTAACGAGGATTATTCATTAATATTATCCCTCCTGAGGTATGGGACTAAAAACATAGACCAGGGGACCCAAGAAACTATAAACATTGCTAAACTATATGAGAACCTGAACTTCACGAATCTCTGGATTTTCCAAGCCTTTACGAATTATTATACGGAGGCCCTATTTAATGGCGCGACGAGTGACGGACAGACGATAACGAACTTTGTCTTCGAGCTGATTGACCTGACCCGGTACAATGTATTATGCTCCCACTTATTTGATAGGGTAGCGAATTTCGATGTATTGGAGAAGTTATTGGAAGTGTTCGAAGCCGATTTCTTTAAGAAATGTCTATCTGAGGATCCAGACGATGTTCACTTCTTAGCAGTAATGATTGAGACTATTATGAATCTCTCTCGTAAAATGAACCAGAGCAGTGCGGTGATATCGATGAATAATGAATCCTTCCGGCTCCTCCAGGCAACAATGTTGAAATTCACAAGCATGAACAAAACCGCGCTCTGCAATTCAGAGATGAAGTTGAGCATTTATCTGAAAATATTTATTGTGCATCAGAAATTCATCTTTCAAAAGGTATGCGACTCGCTTCGGCAGGATAGATATGATGCCGAAGCAGATCTGGTGAAATCTTTGCGACTACTTTTTGAAAATACGGGGTTCAAACTGAAACTTCGTCTGCTACTTTATGATATTCTGTCCTCACTAAAGTCCTTTGTTATCTATGAATGCACCAAGAAAAGTGAATCGAAGCGGGAAACTCGGAAACTACAGATCTCGGAAGCATTACAGAATCTTCCTCCCTTCCATATTTCGTCTTTTCTGGATGATATGTCTATCTCTGCACATGGTGACTTTGATTTTCTAGGCCTGACCGAGCAACCCACTCCCGCGGAACCAGAGGAAGGTAGCCAGTTTTTCTTATACAATAAGAGAACTAGAGAATACGAATGTGGGTTGAATATCGAACCCTTCCAACTGCTTCCGAATCATCAGAGCAGGGAGCCCGGGTCGAGCTGTCATTTTTTCAACGATACCGCGCTCAGCCTCAGTTTGTTTGATGCCCGGTTTGACAAGAAAAATCCCACGTAA
- the MVD1 gene encoding diphosphomevalonate decarboxylase MVD1 (Syntenic homolog of Saccharomyces cerevisiae YNR043W (MVD1); 1-intron) has protein sequence MSIYVASTTAPVNIATLKYWGKRDSMLNLPTNSSISVTLSQEDLRTLTSAATGPELAEDRLWLNGKPESLGNARTQQCLADLRALRRALETEEPDLPRMSEWKLHIVSENNFPTAAGLASSAAGFAALVVAVAKLYGLPQDYSEISKIARKGSGSACRSLYGGYVAWEMGAEADGSDSRAVQIADVEHWPEMRAAILVVSADRKDTPSTSGMQQTVHTSDLFKERVATVVPRRYGEMAAAIRARDFATFARLTMQDSNSFHATCLDSFPPIFYMNDTSRRIVKLCHLINEFYNETIVAYTFDAGPNAVLYYLAENEARLCGFLSAVFGANDGWETTFSTEQRATFAAQFDECVRGKLATDLDDELHRGVARLIFTKVGPGPQDTKSSLIDPETGLPR, from the exons ATGTCGATCTACGTTGCGTCTACAACGGCGCCTGTGAACATCGCA ACGCTCAAGTACTGGGGCAAGCGCGACAGCATGCTCAACCTGCCCACGAACTCATCGATCTCCGTGACGCTGTCGCAGGAGGACCTGCGGACGCTGACGTCGGCGGCCACGGGGCCGGAGCTCGCTGAGGACCGGCTGTGGCTGAACGGCAAGCCGGAGTCGCTGGGGAACGCGCGGACGCAGCAGTGTCTGGCGGacctgcgcgcgctgcggcgcgcgctggAGACCGAGGAGCCGGATCTACCGCGGATGTCGGAGTGGAAGCTACACATTGTGTCGGAGAACAACTTCCCGACGGCGGCCGGGCTGGCGTCGTCTGCGGCGGGGTTTGCCGCGCTGGTGGTGGCGGTGGCGAAGCTGTACGGGCTGCCGCAGGACTACTCTGAGATCTCGAAGATCGCTCGCAAGGGCTCCGGGTCGGCGTGCCGCTCGCTGTACGGCGGGTACGTGGCGTGGGAGATGGGCGCGGAGGCGGACGGCTCGGACAGCCGCGCAGTGCAGATCGCGGACGTGGAGCACTGGCCGGAGATGCGCGCGGCCATCCTGGTGGTTTCTGCGGACCGCAAGGACACGCCATCGACGAGCGGTATGCAGCAGACGGTGCACACGTCGGACCTCTTCAAGGAGCGCGTCGCGACGGTGGTGCCGCGGCGGTACGGAGAGATGGCGGCGGCGATCCGCGCGCGCGACTTCGCGACGTTTGCGCGCCTGACGATGCAGGACTCGAACTCGTTTCACGCCACCTGCCTGGACTCATTTCCGCCGATCTTCTACATGAACGACACTTCGCGCCGGATTGTCAAGCTGTGTCATCTGATCAACGAGTTCTACAACGAGACCATCGTGGCGTACACGTTTGACGCGGGTCCGAACGCGGTGCTCTATTACTTGGCGGAGAACGAGGCGCGGCTCTGCGGCTTCCTCTCTGCCGTCTTTGGCGCCAACGACGGCTGGGAGACCACGTTCTCGACGGAGCAGCGCGCCACCTTCGCCGCGCAGTTCGACGAGTGCGTGCGCGGCAAGCTTGCGACGGACCTGGACGACGAGTTGCACAGAGGAGTTGCCCGCCTCATCTTCACGAAGGTCGGGCCAGGGCCCCAGGACACTAAATCCTCGCTCATCGACCCCGAGACGGGCCTGCCCCGCTGA
- the ZRG17 gene encoding Zn(2+) transporter ZRG17 (Syntenic homolog of Saccharomyces cerevisiae YNR039C (ZRG17)), translating to MRPGRERADGGDHGRAMKRIEEEPASLYSAVDASTSSSSLVAVPGFTFGDGVTCAEQKRHSGVGPQAWKYVPQPKPPARSRSPSRGNAPARTPSPGGRSARTSVVGDSPFNFASATLQPPAGSRTAFRKGHRYKHSSVSMNFFPEPEARPALRLARALPVPDVRDIWHNLTRPRHHVTLALVAAQAVACVLLLHRAERREWTNFGTLAHFVLYDMLGTLTVVLVEVLPRFEVWGTGTLTYPFGLKRLDVLLSFGFAVSLCFVGLDLVFHVLEELVVLFVESADSGQHTDIVGSIPHSHHTQVDADALAEWYTVVALCGILSAAVLRTAFASREGVERRYKTKTPIITLAYTVYLLVFPVLSRYTEVGDYVATVSIALFVMMYGLRVARWTGTVLLMGFSTSALDFPGLTLLSDDNGAEAKTPAPQEQPLISVNHLYEPTIVKSRLGEMIEKLPQFRSNCSFKYTDLVLAKVHFEMFILLLKLNMKGGSDEEELDLRLAIDRCVKSVLPNVETTIEIERV from the coding sequence ATGAGGCCTGGTCGCGAGCGCGCAGACGGCGGGGACCACGGTCGCGCTATGAAGCGGATCGAGGAGGAGCCGGCATCGCTGTACTCAGCCGTGGACGCCAGCACGTCGTCCAGCTCACTGGTGGCGGTGCCCGGGTTTACGTTCGGAGACGGGGTCACGTGCGCGGAACAGAAGCGGCACTCGGGCGTGGGGCCGCAGGCGTGGAAGTACGTTCCGCAGCCCAAACCGCCGGCACGCAGCCGGTCGCCGAGCCGCGGGAACGCGCCGGCGCGGACGCCGTCGCCTGGCGGGCGGTCTGCACGGACGTCGGTCGTGGGCGACAGTCCGTTCAACTTTGCGAGCGCGACGCTGCAGCCGCCCGCGGGCAGCCGCACGGCGTTCCGCAAGGGCCACCGCTACAAGCATTCGTCGGTGTCGATGAACTTCTTTCCGGAGCCGGAAGCACGGCCTGCgctgcggctggcgcgcgcgctgccggtGCCGGACGTCCGGGACATCTGGCACAACCTGACGCGGCCGCGGCACCACGTGACACTcgcgctggtggcggcgcAGGCCGTGGCCTGCGTGCTGCTTCTGCATCGCGCAGAGCGGCGGGAGTGGACCAACTTCGGGACGCTTGCCCACTTTGTGCTGTACGACATGCTGGGAACGCTGACGGTGGTTTTGGTGGAGGTCCTGCCCCGCTTCGAAGTGTGGGGCACCGGCACCTTGACGTATCCGTTCGGCCTGAAGCGGCTGGACGTCCTACTGTCCTTTGGGTTTGCGGTATCGCTGTGTTTCGTGGGGCTGGACTTGGTGTTTCATgtgctggaggagctggtggTGCTATTTGTAGAGAGCGCTGATAGCGGGCAGCATACCGACATTGTCGGGAGTATCCCACACTCCCACCATACGCAGGTGGATGCCGACGCGCTGGCCGAGTGGTACACTGTAGTGGCTCTGTGTGGGATCCTTTCGGCGGCTGTGCTTCGCACGGCGTTCGCCAGCCGCGAGGGCGTGGAGCGGCGCTATAAGACGAAAACTCCGATCATCACGCTTGCATACACTGTCTACCTGCTTGTGTTTCCTGTGCTCTCGCGGTACACCGAAGTCGGTGACTATGTGGCGACAGTCTCGATAGCCCTGTTCGTGATGATGTACGGGCTGCGTGTTGCGCGATGGACAGGAACAGTCCTGCTGATGGGCTTTTCCACCTCTGCATTGGACTTTCCAGGGCTGACACTTCTGTCAGATGACAATGGCGCGGAGGCAAAGACTCCTGCGCCGCAAGAGCAGCCGCTAATATCGGTGAACCACTTGTATGAGCCCACTATTGTGAAGTCCCGCTTGGGGGAGATGATCGAGAAGCTCCCGCAGTTCCGCTCAAATTGCAGTTTTAAGTATACAGACCTGGTGCTAGCCAAGGTGCACTTCGAGATGTTCATACTGCTGTTAAAGCTGAACATGAAAGGTGGATCAGACGAAGAGGAGTTGGATCTGCGCTTGGCTATTGATAGATGCGTTAAGTCCGTGCTGCCTAACGTTGAAACAACAATTGAAATCGAACGAGTATGA
- a CDS encoding thioredoxin family protein (Syntenic homolog of Saccharomyces cerevisiae YCR083W (TRX3)) translates to MLRLLGGAKRMQSSVSVLRTAAELQAATARPRAVVNLSAAWCGPCRGMAPVYKRLSEEHRDISFYKVDIDELPDAARHFGVTGVPTYVVLRDGREHARVVGADPRALEQALTLDG, encoded by the coding sequence ATGCTGAGACTACTGGGAGGCGCAAAGCGCATGCAGTCCAGCGTGAGCGTGCTACGCACAGCCGCAGAGCTGCAGGCGGCCAcggcgcgcccgcgcgccgtgGTGAACCTCAGCGCGGCCTGGTGCGGACCGTGCCGCGGCATGGCGCCCGTGTACAAGCGTCTGAGCGAGGAGCATCGCGACATCAGCTTCTACAAGGTCGACATCGACGAGCTGCCggacgccgcgcgccaCTTCGGCGTCACGGGTGTGCCCACCTACGTGGTGCTGCGCGATGGGCGTGAGCACGCGCGTGTCGTGGGCGCGGacccgcgcgcgctggagCAAGCCCTGACGCTGGACGGGTGA